The following proteins are co-located in the Pomacea canaliculata isolate SZHN2017 linkage group LG10, ASM307304v1, whole genome shotgun sequence genome:
- the LOC112574550 gene encoding uncharacterized protein LOC112574550 isoform X1 — MDLIFRTYGANRVGPWILLTCSPDVPHLPLLLGIAVPLQSENSLGIYVKRRSIPLLTNNLEIRAKNGGISQRSRPSDCTHYNFESCHRWDARKCLQMQETGMEGEVKYNAV; from the exons atggaccttattttcagaacg TATGGTGCGAACCGGGTGGGCCCCTGGATTCTCCTGACATGCAGCCCAGATGTTCCCCATCTTCCTTTGCTGCTAGGGATTGCTGTACCA CTGCAGTCTGAAAACTCTCTGGGGATATATGTGAAGCGGAGATCAATACCACTGCTTACAAATAATTTGGAAATAAGAGCCAAGAATGGAGGAATAAGTCAAAGGTCAAGGCCATCTGATT GCACACATTACAACTTTGAAAGCTGTCATAGATGGGATGCACGCAAGTGTTTGCAAATGCAAGAGACAGGGATGGAAGGAGAGGTTAAATACAATGCTGTCTGA
- the LOC112574549 gene encoding uncharacterized protein LOC112574549 codes for MVVCGIKGCGNKPCSKRNVPLDVSFHRIPKIILNQGDETRILTEERRIVCGRLYRKDITTEEKWNKILICSKHFVGGKPAYVNFRNSPSWLPTLHLGHERSSTCSEAETSKNSKPDLAQHST; via the exons atggtcgtctgcggtataaaaggatgcggaaacaagccctgcagtaaacgaaatgttcctctagatgtatcttttcataggatacccaaaattattttgaaccaaggcgacgaaacaagaatacttacagaagaacgacggaTCGTCTGTGGAAGGCTTTACCgaaaggatattacaacagaagagaagtggaacaaaatacttatctgttcgaaacactttgttggcg gaaagccagcctatgtgaatttccggaacagcccttcctggcttcccactctacacttgggacatgaacgatcaagtacttgctcagaagctgagacttcgaaaaacag
- the LOC112574550 gene encoding uncharacterized protein LOC112574550 isoform X2 has protein sequence MDLIFRTYGANRVGPWILLTCSPDVPHLPLLLGIAVPLQSENSLGIYVKRRSIPLLTNNLEIRAKNGGISQRSRPSDFFFSGIHNDN, from the exons atggaccttattttcagaacg TATGGTGCGAACCGGGTGGGCCCCTGGATTCTCCTGACATGCAGCCCAGATGTTCCCCATCTTCCTTTGCTGCTAGGGATTGCTGTACCA CTGCAGTCTGAAAACTCTCTGGGGATATATGTGAAGCGGAGATCAATACCACTGCTTACAAATAATTTGGAAATAAGAGCCAAGAATGGAGGAATAAGTCAAAGGTCAAGGCCATCTGATT ttttcttCTCAGGCATTCACAACGACAACTAA